CTTCATCGCTGTAATTTGCATCTAACTTAATTGGCGCAGAAAACCCTCGCAACAAAGAGGGAACAGGTTTTTCTTTGATGCCATCAAAAGTAAATGTTTGTTCGGTATCTTTTAAGCTAAGCACCTTTGTGGCAGCTGGAATACTATTACCCGCAGCATCCAATAAGGTCATTGATATTGGTATATGCATCGCTTGTTTTTTTGTTTGACCCGCTGTTGACGGTATTGTTTGTTTCAGTGTTAATGAGAACTGCTGTTTTTTCGCATCGTAATCGTGCTTTGCCGTCACACTCGGTGTTCCCGACTGGCTATACCATAATTTAAATTGCGTCATGTCGATGCCAGAAACGTCTGCCATACAATTCACGAAATGGTCACACGTTACGGCCTGGCCATCATACTGAGAAAAGTATTGATCGGTTCCTTTTCGAAACGTTTCTTCGCCGAGCAAATGGTATTGCATGCGAATCACTTCTGCACCCTTGTTATAAACCGTCGCGGTGTAGAAGTTATTCATTTCTATGTATGCATCGGGGCGAATTGGATGTGACATCGGTCCGCCATCCTCAGGAAATTGGCGGCTACGTAGAACATTGACGTCTTGAATACGTTTTACTGTGGGATCTGAAATATGCGCCGTAAAAGATTGGTCGCGGAATACCGTAAACCCTTCTTTTAAGCTTAACTGAAACCAATCCTGACACGTGACACGATTACCACTCCAGTTGTGGAAGTACTCATGCCCAACCACTGTCGCAATGCCCTCATAGTCTGCATCGGTTGCGGTTTCTGCATCTGCAAGGATGTACACATTATTAAAAACATTTAAGCCTTTATTTTCCATCGCACCCATATTGAAGGAACGCACCGCAACAATCATAAAAATATCAAGGTCATATTCACGACCGTAGGCTTGCTCATCCCAAGTCATCGATTGTTTAAGGGACGTCATCGCATGGGCTGTTTGGCCAAGGAATCCTGGCTCGACATAAATACGCAAGGTCACTTCTTTACCCGACATCGTCGTGAAGCTATCCTCAAGCAGTTCTAAAGTCCCTGCTACCAGCGCAAACAAATAACAGGGCTTAGGATGTGGATCATGCCATGTTGCAAAATGTCTATCATCTTCTGCTTCACCTTGATCGATCTGATTCCCGTTTGCGAGCAAGACAGGGAACATCGCTTTATCTGCAACTAAAGTCGTGGTAAATGATGTCGCTAGCACATCGGGACGATCTAAGAAAAAGGTAATGCGACGAAAACCATGGGGCTCACATTGTGTACAAAATAAATTATCCGCAAAGTATAAGCCTTCTAATTTTGTATTATCTGCGGGATTAATCACCGTGGTTATCTTTAAGTTAAAGGCATCCGGCGCATCATGAATCAACAAGCCAATGTCATTTAATGTATAGGCTGACTCAGGTAAGGCTTCATCGTTAACTTTAACCTCCACCAAAGCCAGGTCATCACCGTATAACTGTAAAGACTTTTCCTTGGCATTACCCTTGGGGTTTCGCATAACTTCAATGTCTGAAGACACCTTGGTTGCACTTTCGAACAAATCGAAATGTAGTTTAACTGCCCCAAATATAAAATCGGTGGGTTGATAGTCTTTGCGGTAAATTGCTTGCTTTGCCATGTGTGTTGCCCTGCTGCATGATTGATTGGATCATTCTAGGCAAATTGGCAGGTAAAATATAGTTTTTATGTTGAAGGAATTGTCGAATATACCTCTTATTAGAAAATACTTTACACGACAGGGGTATAAACACAATTAGTTAAGGTAACGCGAATGATGTAACCAATCGCTGTCGGGGTAGTACGCGAAAATTAAACTGCCGTTTTTAATGGTGTTAATCACGGGTTTAACTAATTTTTCTGGTAAAGCAGGACAACCCCAACTTCGCCCAAGGAATCCATGCGCATGCACGTATTGCTTACTCACATATGGCGCGCCATGGATCACGATATGGCGCTTAAACGCATTGCCATTAACACCTTTTTCTAAGCCGTATAAATGCAAGGAGTAACCTAAGGTACCTTTGTACGGTTTCCCTGTTTTGAATAAGCCAATGCTGGATTCTTTGCTATCGACTTCGTCAGAGAATTCTGTCGGCGCCACCCCGCCACTGTTTTCACCGTGCGAGACCAGTGAGTGGTATTGCACTTTATCGTGACGCAGATCGACGA
This region of marine bacterium B5-7 genomic DNA includes:
- the pepN gene encoding aminopeptidase N, which gives rise to MAKQAIYRKDYQPTDFIFGAVKLHFDLFESATKVSSDIEVMRNPKGNAKEKSLQLYGDDLALVEVKVNDEALPESAYTLNDIGLLIHDAPDAFNLKITTVINPADNTKLEGLYFADNLFCTQCEPHGFRRITFFLDRPDVLATSFTTTLVADKAMFPVLLANGNQIDQGEAEDDRHFATWHDPHPKPCYLFALVAGTLELLEDSFTTMSGKEVTLRIYVEPGFLGQTAHAMTSLKQSMTWDEQAYGREYDLDIFMIVAVRSFNMGAMENKGLNVFNNVYILADAETATDADYEGIATVVGHEYFHNWSGNRVTCQDWFQLSLKEGFTVFRDQSFTAHISDPTVKRIQDVNVLRSRQFPEDGGPMSHPIRPDAYIEMNNFYTATVYNKGAEVIRMQYHLLGEETFRKGTDQYFSQYDGQAVTCDHFVNCMADVSGIDMTQFKLWYSQSGTPSVTAKHDYDAKKQQFSLTLKQTIPSTAGQTKKQAMHIPISMTLLDAAGNSIPAATKVLSLKDTEQTFTFDGIKEKPVPSLLRGFSAPIKLDANYSDEDLMHLMLHETDGFNRWDAGQQLSSRIIFKLMKEADQSKWTVPESYIHTLKHILCDDNLDKRLKATLLHLPSEIYLAEQMTVIDPDAIHAASNFMCEQLAEAFVSDFNGMYADNQSDSAYVYSNADVARRALKNTCLMYLGCLKNDEAHQLAMSQFESADNMTDSIAALRVLSHMPLALKSAAFDAFYQRWHHHPIVLNKWFALQAGADVPAVLDDIHQLMKHEKFSMKNPNTMRSVVGTFSLQNMAHFHAADGSGYAFLGEQLRQLNHINPLVAARLITPLTQFKRYDDKRQALMRAQLEDLQHIHKLSPDLYEVIEKSLAES